In a genomic window of Nostoc sp. UHCC 0870:
- the hemB gene encoding porphobilinogen synthase → MTVQDSLLKTDILVHRPRRLRRTAALRRMVQETTLSVNDLIYPLFVMEGEGQKVEISSMPGCYRYTLDLLLQEIQQAFDLGINAIALFPVISESLKDETGTESYNPEGLVQRTVKAIKQAVPDIVVITDIALDPFTTHGHDGLVDDQGTILNDPTVEILVKMALTQAEAGADFVAPSDMMDGRVGAIRRGLDAAGYINVGILAYSAKYASAYYGPFRDALDSAPKFGDKKTYQMDAANAREALKEVSLDIAEGADIVMVKPALAYLDIIHQIRNTTQLPIAAYNVSGEYAMIKAAAQMGWIDEKKIILESLTSMKRAGADLILTYFAKEVALILSGNHI, encoded by the coding sequence ATGACAGTGCAAGATTCCCTCCTGAAAACAGACATCCTAGTGCATCGTCCTCGTCGTCTGCGGCGCACAGCTGCTTTACGGCGTATGGTGCAAGAGACAACACTGAGTGTTAACGACTTGATTTATCCATTGTTCGTCATGGAGGGGGAAGGGCAAAAAGTCGAGATTTCCTCAATGCCAGGGTGTTACCGTTATACCTTAGATTTATTACTGCAAGAAATACAGCAGGCGTTTGATTTAGGAATTAATGCGATCGCACTTTTTCCGGTAATATCAGAATCACTCAAAGACGAAACTGGAACAGAAAGCTATAACCCAGAGGGCTTGGTACAGCGTACTGTCAAAGCAATTAAACAAGCAGTTCCAGATATTGTAGTAATTACAGATATTGCCCTTGATCCTTTTACTACTCATGGTCATGATGGTTTAGTTGATGACCAGGGGACTATTCTGAATGACCCCACCGTCGAAATATTAGTCAAAATGGCATTGACACAAGCTGAGGCTGGGGCTGATTTTGTTGCACCTTCTGACATGATGGATGGTAGAGTCGGGGCTATTCGTCGAGGGTTAGATGCAGCTGGTTATATTAATGTAGGGATTCTGGCTTATTCTGCAAAGTACGCCTCTGCCTATTATGGGCCTTTCCGAGATGCTTTAGATTCAGCCCCGAAGTTTGGGGATAAAAAGACCTATCAAATGGATGCAGCTAACGCCAGAGAAGCTTTAAAAGAAGTTAGTTTAGATATTGCTGAAGGAGCAGATATTGTCATGGTAAAACCTGCCCTAGCTTATCTGGATATTATTCATCAAATCCGCAACACCACACAATTACCGATTGCTGCCTATAACGTCAGTGGGGAATATGCCATGATTAAAGCTGCTGCACAGATGGGTTGGATAGATGAGAAAAAGATTATTTTAGAAAGCTTAACGAGTATGAAACGAGCCGGTGCTGACTTGATTTTGACCTACTTTGCTAAGGAAGTCGCTCTCATACTCAGTGGCAATCATATCTAG